In Maylandia zebra isolate NMK-2024a unplaced genomic scaffold, Mzebra_GT3a scaffold11, whole genome shotgun sequence, a single window of DNA contains:
- the LOC143415888 gene encoding uncharacterized protein LOC143415888 yields the protein MATMSRDQAADQRAHLAALQEQTDRQTQILERLVGAAATPKPSPLSVAVPRMGDGDDPQIFLETFRATAEACQWPREEWAPRLLPLLSGEAQTAALSLPPASRSSFPDVSRAVVDRLGLTAEDHRRRFRACRLATTDRPFAWARQLRDAAVRWLQPGASEGETKLVDKVVLEQFTEGLPAETARWVRCHRPASLEVAVTLAEDHLAAGAGEPGDAGRRPNKQAPVPAPRRRVPAPGQAERLPALSPTNPFAALVPSRGAEPSGAAPEPRRAAQTPGPECWKCGQPGHLRRDCPLMEVGQVFRVAGAPAPSPGPGGTYSIP from the coding sequence ATGGCGACGATGAGCCGGGATCAGGCGGCCGACCAGCGTGCCCACCTGGCCGCGCTGCAGGAGCAGACGGACCGACAGACGCAAATTCTGGAACGGCTGGTCGGGGCCGCTGCCACGCCGAAGCCCTCGCCACTGTCGGTGGCGGTGCCCCGGATGGGGGACGGGGACGACCCACAAATTTTTTTGGAGACCTTCCGTGCCACGGCGGAGGCTTGCCAATGGCCGCGGGAGGAGTGGGCTCCGCGGCTGCTCCCCCTGCTGTCTGGGGAGGCACAAACAGCGGCCCTGAGTCTGCCTCCGGCGTCGAGGAGCAGCTTCCCGGACGTGAGCCGGGCGGTGGTGGACAGGCTGGGGCTCACCGCCGAAGACCATCGCCGGCGGTTCCGGGCCTGTCGGCTGGCTACAACGGACCGACCATTCGCCTGGGCCCGGCAGCTGCGCGACGCGGCGGTGCGCTGGCTGCAACCGGGGGCATCGGAGGGCGAGACGAAGCTGGTGgacaaggtggtgctggagcagTTCACGGAGGGGTTGCCAGCGGAGACGGCGAGATGGGTCCGGTGCCACCGGCCCGCAAGCTTGGAGGTAGCAGTGACGCTGGCGGAGGACCACCTTGCCGCTGGAGCAGGGGAACCCGGGGACGCCGGACGGAGGCCGAACAAACAGGCCCCAGTGCCGGCCCCGAGGCGCCGTGTGCCGGCACCAGGGCAGGCCGAGCGGCTGCCGGCGCTGAGCCCCACTAACCCTTTCGCGGCGTTGGTGCCGTCCAGGGGAGCCGAGCCAAGTGGAGCCGCCCCCGAGCCACGGAGAGCAGCACAGACGCCGGGGCCGGAGTGTTGGAAGTGCGGGCAGCCGGGGCACCTGAGGAGGGATTGTCCGCTTATGGAAGTGGGGCAGGTGTTCCGCGTTGCTGGCGCCCCAGCACCCTCCCCCGGTCCAGGAGGGACATACAGTATTCCG